The Cystobacter fuscus DSM 2262 genome window below encodes:
- a CDS encoding 4Fe-4S single cluster domain-containing protein has translation MTEVPRPPDPALRVAQFVPRTEAEGPGHRFALWLQGCPLRCPGCCNPEMFAPDRGPLVTVEELARRILATPDIEGFSLLGGEPFAQPGPAAALCERLREAGLSIMIFSGYTLAELRAQSNPEVDRLLSTVDLLVDGRYEKDQPDTRRRWIGSRNQVLHFLTPRYSPDDPRFSAPNTAEIHFVDGKLVINGWPELANRLRP, from the coding sequence ATGACCGAAGTCCCGCGGCCTCCAGATCCCGCCCTCCGGGTGGCCCAGTTCGTCCCCCGCACCGAGGCGGAGGGCCCCGGTCACCGCTTCGCCCTCTGGCTCCAGGGCTGCCCCCTGCGCTGCCCGGGGTGCTGCAACCCGGAGATGTTCGCCCCCGATCGCGGCCCCCTCGTCACCGTCGAGGAGCTCGCCCGGCGCATCCTCGCCACCCCGGACATCGAGGGCTTCAGCCTCCTCGGAGGTGAGCCCTTCGCCCAGCCCGGTCCCGCCGCCGCCCTGTGCGAGCGCCTGCGCGAGGCCGGTCTCTCCATCATGATCTTCAGCGGCTACACCCTCGCCGAGCTGCGCGCCCAGTCGAATCCGGAGGTGGACCGGCTCCTCTCCACCGTCGACCTGCTCGTCGACGGCCGCTACGAGAAGGACCAGCCGGACACGCGCCGCCGTTGGATTGGTTCGCGCAACCAGGTCCTGCACTTCCTCACCCCCCGCTACTCGCCGGACGACCCCCGGTTCTCCGCTCCCAATACCGCCGAAATCCACTTCGTGGACGGCAAGCTCGTCATCAACGGCTGGCCCGAGCTCGCCAACCGGCTGCGGCCATGA
- a CDS encoding AAA family ATPase: MSALIPEQELPVELSPFAAVEAAYPAELGRVCEALQRGLPVMVEADKELTPFFYKCLRDRLKREGKQFLYLDGRAAQEPPPGMPAPSLMSTLIAQLRDAVRGAVRERIVVLPHLDLLTTSSGGLTTEAREVIPLLYENPEMVWVGFKDPSFPLPRVIENLFPHRESILGVSRERLRYLVTQRESRKFGRGLQPYALYKHVSGVNAVRLRRLLGAITGEDYPADPRPAYTQLRTATLSGSLSVPDLDLYGAIGGYAKVKERLQRELLDVLSHKEALGDAEQVKQVESLLPRGMIFWGPPGTGKTLFAKAMASALGAAVTVVSGPELKSRWVGESEENLRQIFVRARQAAPSIIIFDELDSFASARGTYTGSGVEHSMVNQLLTEMDGFRKEELVFVVGTTNFVESLDPALLRPGRFEFQLCIPYPNSTDRRAILSIYDRKLGLGLSERAMEYAVKRTGDLVEGTGSRYSGDHLQALCRALARRRLREGHLGPIEPLDVERALTEYLDRPELTAAEEKVVATHEAGHALCALHCPHAPSIDRISIRGDLAGSLGFVQYADRAHRYVVTRGQLLDNLCVLFGGREAEALLLEDISIGSAQDLEQATEIARALVQEFGMGEGDALAVQRFAPHDPREPSLPLSNATLEQLDAQVRHLLDSQRKRARDILQRERDRLLALRDLLLERKVLDREAFAHLMPSAAPKEPPRG, encoded by the coding sequence GTGAGCGCCCTCATCCCCGAGCAGGAGTTGCCCGTCGAGCTGTCCCCCTTCGCGGCGGTGGAGGCGGCCTACCCCGCGGAGCTGGGCCGCGTGTGCGAGGCGTTGCAGCGGGGCCTTCCCGTCATGGTCGAGGCCGACAAGGAGCTGACACCCTTCTTCTACAAGTGCCTGCGCGATCGGCTCAAGCGCGAGGGCAAGCAGTTCCTCTACCTGGATGGCCGCGCCGCCCAGGAGCCTCCTCCGGGCATGCCGGCGCCGAGCCTCATGTCCACGCTCATCGCCCAGTTGCGCGATGCGGTGCGCGGCGCCGTGCGCGAGCGCATCGTGGTGTTGCCCCACCTGGATCTGCTCACCACCAGCAGCGGAGGGCTCACCACCGAGGCGCGCGAGGTCATCCCCCTGCTCTACGAGAACCCGGAGATGGTGTGGGTGGGCTTCAAGGATCCCTCCTTCCCATTGCCGCGTGTCATCGAGAACCTCTTCCCCCACCGCGAGAGCATCCTGGGCGTGAGCCGCGAGCGGCTGCGCTACCTCGTCACCCAGCGCGAGAGCCGGAAGTTCGGCCGGGGACTTCAGCCCTACGCGCTCTACAAGCACGTGTCCGGCGTGAATGCCGTCCGCCTGCGGCGCCTGCTCGGGGCCATCACCGGAGAGGACTACCCCGCCGATCCTCGTCCCGCGTACACGCAGCTGCGCACCGCCACCCTGTCCGGTTCGCTCAGCGTGCCGGACCTGGACCTGTACGGAGCCATTGGTGGCTACGCCAAGGTGAAGGAGCGGCTCCAGCGCGAGCTGCTGGACGTGCTGTCCCACAAGGAGGCGCTCGGGGACGCCGAGCAGGTCAAGCAGGTGGAGTCGCTGCTGCCGCGCGGGATGATCTTCTGGGGCCCTCCCGGCACGGGCAAGACGCTCTTCGCCAAGGCGATGGCCTCGGCGCTCGGCGCGGCCGTCACCGTGGTGAGCGGCCCCGAGCTCAAGAGCCGCTGGGTGGGCGAGAGCGAGGAGAACCTCCGGCAGATCTTCGTGCGCGCCCGCCAGGCCGCCCCCAGCATCATCATCTTCGACGAGCTGGACTCGTTCGCCTCGGCGCGCGGCACGTACACGGGCTCGGGGGTGGAGCACTCCATGGTGAACCAGCTCCTCACGGAGATGGACGGCTTTCGCAAGGAGGAGCTCGTCTTCGTGGTGGGCACCACCAACTTCGTCGAGTCGCTGGATCCCGCGCTCCTGCGCCCCGGCCGCTTCGAGTTCCAGTTGTGCATTCCCTATCCCAACAGCACGGACCGGCGTGCCATCCTCTCCATCTATGACCGCAAGCTCGGCCTGGGCCTGTCCGAGCGGGCCATGGAGTACGCCGTCAAGCGCACGGGGGATCTGGTGGAGGGCACCGGCTCGCGCTACTCCGGCGATCACCTCCAGGCGCTGTGCCGGGCGCTGGCGCGGCGACGGCTGCGCGAGGGCCACCTGGGGCCCATCGAGCCGCTCGACGTGGAGCGCGCCCTCACCGAGTACCTCGATCGGCCCGAGCTCACCGCCGCCGAGGAGAAGGTGGTGGCCACCCACGAGGCTGGCCATGCCCTCTGCGCGCTGCACTGTCCCCACGCTCCGTCCATCGATCGCATCTCCATCCGGGGTGACCTCGCCGGCTCGCTCGGCTTCGTGCAGTACGCGGACCGGGCCCACCGCTACGTCGTCACCCGGGGCCAGTTGCTCGACAACCTCTGCGTGCTCTTCGGTGGCCGCGAGGCCGAGGCGCTCCTCCTGGAGGACATCTCCATCGGCAGCGCGCAGGACCTGGAGCAGGCCACGGAGATCGCCCGCGCGCTCGTGCAGGAGTTCGGCATGGGCGAGGGCGACGCGCTCGCGGTGCAGCGCTTCGCCCCTCACGATCCGCGAGAGCCCTCGCTCCCGCTCTCCAATGCCACGCTCGAGCAGCTCGACGCCCAGGTGCGGCACCTGCTCGATTCCCAGCGGAAGCGGGCCCGGGACATCCTTCAACGCGAGCGCGACCGCCTCCTCGCGCTGCGCGATCTGTTGCTCGAGCGCAAGGTGCTCGACCGCGAGGCCTTCGCCCACCTGATGCCCTCCGCGGCGCCCAAGGAGCCCCCTCGTGGCTAG
- a CDS encoding Uma2 family endonuclease, with product MVTRRPPDSESTEPNDPSVEAAFQAAPEEMVAEILEGVLHLSPRPARPHANVASNLGILIGGPFKFGRGGPGGWVILNEPQLHLGPRPDKLVPDLAGWTRERLPRAVGGADAPAHYGLAPDWACEILSDRTRSRDKGPKMRIYAREGVRHLWLVEPLARTLDIYRRTEGQWVLAQSFSGEERVRAEPFEAIEFELPLLWSE from the coding sequence ATGGTCACTCGTCGCCCTCCCGACTCCGAGTCCACCGAACCCAACGACCCGTCCGTGGAGGCGGCCTTCCAGGCGGCTCCCGAGGAGATGGTGGCGGAGATCCTGGAGGGGGTGCTGCACCTCAGTCCGCGTCCGGCCCGTCCTCACGCCAACGTGGCGTCGAACCTGGGCATCCTCATTGGAGGGCCCTTCAAGTTTGGCAGGGGAGGGCCGGGGGGATGGGTCATCCTCAATGAGCCGCAACTGCACCTCGGTCCGCGCCCGGACAAGCTCGTGCCGGACCTGGCCGGGTGGACGCGTGAGCGACTGCCGCGTGCCGTTGGTGGCGCCGATGCTCCGGCGCACTACGGCCTGGCCCCGGATTGGGCGTGCGAAATTCTTTCTGACCGCACGCGCAGCCGGGACAAGGGCCCGAAGATGCGCATCTACGCTCGGGAAGGGGTGAGGCACCTGTGGCTGGTGGAGCCGCTGGCCCGCACGCTGGACATCTACCGGCGGACGGAGGGCCAGTGGGTGCTCGCTCAGTCCTTCTCGGGAGAGGAGCGGGTGAGGGCCGAGCCGTTCGAGGCCATCGAGTTCGAGCTGCCGCTGCTCTGGTCCGAGTGA
- a CDS encoding Uma2 family endonuclease: MVTRRPPEAESTEPNDPSVEAAFQAAPEEMVAEILEGVLHLSPRPARPHANVASNLGGLLIAPFKFGRGGPGGWVVLDEPELHLGPRPDKLVPDLAGWTRERLPRAVGGDDAPAHYGLAPDWACEILSDRTRGRDKGAKMRIYAREGVRHLWLVEPLARTLDIYRLAEGQWVLAQSLAGEERVRAAPFEAIEFELPLLWSE; encoded by the coding sequence ATGGTCACTCGTCGCCCGCCTGAAGCCGAGTCCACTGAACCCAACGACCCGTCCGTGGAGGCGGCCTTCCAGGCGGCTCCCGAGGAGATGGTGGCGGAGATCCTGGAGGGCGTGCTGCACCTCAGCCCGCGTCCGGCCCGTCCCCACGCCAACGTGGCGTCGAATCTGGGGGGCCTCCTCATCGCGCCCTTCAAGTTTGGCAGGGGAGGGCCGGGAGGATGGGTCGTCCTCGATGAGCCGGAGCTGCACCTCGGCCCACGCCCGGACAAGCTCGTGCCGGACCTGGCCGGGTGGACGCGCGAGCGACTGCCGCGTGCCGTCGGCGGAGACGACGCTCCGGCCCACTACGGCCTGGCGCCGGATTGGGCCTGCGAGATTCTTTCTGACCGCACGCGCGGCCGGGACAAGGGCGCGAAGATGCGCATCTACGCCCGGGAAGGAGTGCGGCACCTGTGGCTGGTGGAGCCGCTGGCCCGCACACTGGACATCTACCGGCTCGCCGAGGGCCAGTGGGTGCTCGCCCAGTCCCTGGCGGGAGAGGAGCGGGTGAGGGCTGCTCCGTTCGAGGCCATCGAGTTCGAGCTGCCGCTGCTCTGGTCCGAGTGA
- a CDS encoding GNAT family N-acetyltransferase: MTTPVGPLATRPPYLLRTPRLVLRCMEPSDAALRKDAVDSSGAFLKHFFPPTPEGHMSLDAHAAQIRKLRASFDLDQDRAHGAFEPETGRMIGEGGLITRAGIEALEIGYWFRRDATGQGLATEMASALVKTAFEFDKVKRMDLFCAPDNERSAAMARRLGFTFEGRLRDRQLAPHHPRGDLLSFTLLASEYPQTRAHQLPLEAFDFLGRRLT, encoded by the coding sequence ATGACGACGCCTGTCGGCCCCCTCGCCACCAGACCTCCCTACCTCTTGCGAACGCCCCGCCTCGTCTTGCGCTGCATGGAGCCCTCCGACGCCGCGCTCCGCAAGGACGCGGTGGACTCCAGCGGAGCGTTCCTCAAGCACTTCTTCCCGCCCACTCCCGAGGGACACATGTCCCTGGACGCCCACGCCGCGCAGATCCGCAAGCTCCGGGCCAGCTTCGATCTGGATCAGGATCGCGCCCATGGAGCCTTCGAACCGGAAACCGGCAGGATGATTGGCGAGGGCGGACTGATCACGCGCGCTGGCATCGAAGCGCTCGAGATCGGCTACTGGTTCCGCCGCGACGCGACGGGCCAGGGCCTCGCCACGGAGATGGCCTCGGCGCTGGTCAAGACCGCCTTCGAATTCGACAAGGTGAAACGCATGGACCTGTTCTGCGCGCCAGACAACGAGCGGAGCGCGGCGATGGCCCGTCGGCTGGGCTTCACCTTCGAGGGACGACTGCGTGACCGGCAGCTCGCGCCGCACCACCCGCGCGGCGACCTGCTGAGCTTCACCCTCCTGGCCTCCGAGTACCCCCAGACCCGGGCCCATCAACTCCCGCTCGAGGCCTTCGACTTCCTCGGACGGCGGCTCACCTGA